In one window of Candidatus Scalindua sp. DNA:
- a CDS encoding cytochrome c biogenesis protein, which produces MNPQFLIKLSVIFFWCSLFIYTSYWITGFLGKKTRFSVLLGGIILHASAITFRGIAIEYFPLTNKFESFSGFALATFIVLLCNSKIESYVYRIALFCVGYCFLVAASFFPKDLSYAPPLMLTIWYLLHVPISFFCYALWTSSSAAALARYFSSGNQRRFEQVIDFGFQYGFIAFSISMIFGGLWGFVAWGSYFMWDAKVLWSVIIWFFYATCIHLDYWTEAKKFKTPLALVGFIILLTTYVGTSFFTLSSHRF; this is translated from the coding sequence ATGAATCCACAATTTCTGATCAAATTATCTGTTATCTTTTTTTGGTGTTCACTCTTTATCTATACTTCTTACTGGATAACAGGCTTTCTGGGGAAAAAAACAAGATTCTCTGTACTATTGGGCGGTATAATTCTCCATGCATCTGCGATAACGTTCAGAGGCATCGCCATAGAATACTTTCCATTAACAAACAAGTTTGAATCATTCAGTGGTTTTGCCCTTGCCACATTTATTGTCCTTTTATGTAACTCTAAAATAGAGAGCTATGTCTACCGGATCGCTCTTTTTTGTGTTGGATACTGCTTTTTAGTTGCTGCCTCTTTTTTCCCTAAAGATCTCAGCTACGCACCACCGCTCATGTTAACAATCTGGTATCTCCTTCACGTCCCGATATCTTTCTTCTGTTATGCCTTATGGACAAGTTCATCAGCAGCTGCATTGGCGAGGTATTTCTCATCCGGCAATCAGAGACGATTTGAGCAGGTAATAGATTTCGGGTTTCAGTATGGCTTTATAGCATTTTCGATATCAATGATATTTGGAGGCCTCTGGGGATTTGTTGCCTGGGGCTCATACTTCATGTGGGATGCCAAGGTTCTCTGGTCGGTGATTATATGGTTCTTTTATGCAACGTGCATCCATCTGGATTACTGGACTGAAGCAAAAAAATTCAAGACACCTTTAGCCCTGGTTGGCTTTATCATACTGCTCACTACGTATGTCGGCACAAGTTTCTTTACCCTGAGTTCTCACCGATTTTAA
- a CDS encoding SulP family inorganic anion transporter has product MSKLHTELQIPKTGISRLKQNFQKDLISGFLVFLIALPLCLGISMACGYPAIAGIFSAIIGAVLTTFISNSELTIKGPAAGLIVIAIGAITEFGFTGGQDPAADLHAYQLALGVGVAAGCIQIIFGLLRVGSLGEFFPLSVVHGMLAAIGIIIILKQFPIAMGGNAGGEPFELLLSIPAKIIHMNPCIAAIGAGSLAIMFGVPLIRNRYVKMMPTPMLVLMFAVPLGIYFNLSHEHTYSFEGHEYRVGEEFLVTVPGNMFKAITHPDFSALMTFSGWKWVIMFALIGSLESLLSAKAIDIIDPWKRKTNLNRDMLAVGIANTICAFIGGLPIISEIVRSKANIDNGARTRFANLYHGLFLLLFVGSVPFLLHHIPLAALAAMLVYTGFQLTAPREYSHVYSIGRIQLFIFVVTVIAVLATDLIIGIAVGIGIKFLIHYINGSPLRSFFKLNLDAVQISGNTCTINAAQSINFSNWLPFKRVIENAGLAQNKNVVVDLRDTVMVDHSVMKKLHEMRDDFRQKNLTLKVIGLNDHKPLSSHPLSIHRRGLEKTRRIIIFADSNLQSLLEHELHYHGVRDFTTILCGGTGYSKRDRLRIEVLTQQDKAEHILDELRKEILPKFGKKYGIRTFIENVEAVMQDYTQVKHYRDGSIAFENV; this is encoded by the coding sequence ATGTCAAAATTACATACTGAATTGCAAATTCCAAAAACAGGTATTTCGAGGTTGAAACAGAATTTCCAGAAAGACCTTATTTCCGGATTCCTGGTTTTCTTGATAGCGCTTCCATTATGCCTGGGGATTTCCATGGCTTGCGGATACCCGGCGATAGCGGGTATATTTTCCGCTATTATTGGCGCTGTTCTTACAACCTTTATCAGCAACTCAGAGCTTACAATTAAAGGGCCCGCTGCCGGCCTCATCGTGATTGCCATCGGCGCGATAACGGAATTTGGATTTACCGGCGGCCAGGACCCTGCGGCGGATTTGCATGCCTACCAGCTTGCTCTGGGAGTTGGTGTTGCTGCCGGTTGTATCCAGATCATTTTTGGCCTGCTCCGGGTTGGATCCCTGGGCGAATTCTTCCCCCTGTCAGTGGTGCACGGAATGCTGGCCGCAATAGGCATCATCATCATACTCAAACAATTTCCTATCGCGATGGGAGGCAATGCCGGGGGAGAACCTTTTGAGTTGCTCCTGTCAATTCCCGCAAAGATAATACATATGAACCCATGTATCGCGGCGATTGGAGCCGGGAGCCTGGCAATTATGTTCGGGGTCCCTCTGATCAGGAACAGATACGTCAAGATGATGCCGACACCCATGCTTGTACTGATGTTTGCCGTACCGTTAGGAATATATTTCAACCTTTCCCATGAACACACCTACTCTTTTGAAGGACATGAATACAGGGTCGGTGAAGAGTTTCTCGTCACTGTTCCGGGTAATATGTTCAAGGCAATCACCCACCCTGACTTTTCAGCATTAATGACATTTTCCGGGTGGAAATGGGTAATCATGTTCGCCCTGATAGGCAGCCTGGAGTCTCTGCTCAGCGCAAAGGCGATTGACATCATAGACCCCTGGAAACGCAAGACCAACCTTAACCGTGACATGCTTGCCGTTGGAATCGCAAATACCATCTGTGCGTTTATCGGAGGCCTTCCTATAATTTCTGAAATTGTTCGCAGCAAGGCAAATATTGATAATGGGGCACGTACCCGTTTTGCCAATTTATACCACGGGTTGTTTCTGCTTCTTTTTGTGGGTTCTGTGCCTTTCCTGTTACATCATATCCCACTCGCTGCCCTGGCAGCAATGCTCGTGTACACAGGTTTTCAATTAACAGCACCCCGGGAGTATTCACACGTCTACTCGATTGGAAGAATACAGTTATTTATATTTGTGGTTACCGTAATTGCCGTTCTGGCAACGGATCTGATTATCGGTATTGCTGTCGGGATAGGAATAAAGTTTCTGATACATTATATTAACGGGTCGCCGTTACGTTCGTTTTTCAAACTGAATCTTGATGCCGTTCAAATTAGCGGCAATACGTGCACTATAAACGCTGCACAGTCGATTAACTTCAGTAACTGGCTCCCATTTAAGAGAGTGATCGAAAATGCAGGATTGGCTCAAAATAAAAACGTTGTAGTTGATTTGAGAGACACCGTAATGGTAGATCACAGTGTCATGAAAAAACTTCATGAAATGAGGGATGACTTCAGACAGAAAAACCTCACATTGAAAGTAATCGGGCTAAACGACCATAAACCACTTTCCAGCCATCCTCTTTCCATTCACAGGAGAGGCCTTGAAAAGACCAGGCGTATAATTATATTTGCGGATTCAAACCTTCAATCCCTGCTTGAACATGAATTGCACTATCATGGGGTAAGGGACTTCACGACCATTCTGTGCGGCGGCACAGGATATTCAAAAAGAGACAGGTTGCGTATAGAAGTCCTGACTCAGCAGGATAAAGCTGAACATATTCTTGATGAACTCCGTAAAGAGATATTGCCGAAATTTGGAAAAAAATATGGAATAAGGACCTTCATAGAAAATGTAGAGGCTGTCATGCAGGATTACACTCAAGTTAAGCATTACCGAGACGGAAGCATTGCTTTTGAAAATGTATAA
- a CDS encoding cation:proton antiporter: MKLKQVFTVLSVSLFCFYGMWLSQGQAEDVSIAKDFGRTPVNNKEVLQAFDTEENYHQTFLPNEGPITFDSEEKKEDWKEWVFYEGHQSSVLKKDASPDLQKPVTASVHNDFTSSATSAQVPIAIEKEIESFLAQESVIELSTLDEKPSPDMVEEKIPASDTAEENELRDIRDIKEKDAPSYVSVPFLAPVNEEKLSSDPGVDGSEDSDEASLLREDTPVIVAGKEVLSDGKESDISPETPTPQIHSSPGDESGIELPTLDESPYPEIVEEKLPASNTNAEGKEFREDSSVNEDNQKIAADRETPPDTSSPLPITDLPTDEEVPFSEEKNRDWIPVTENREQENTFDEEDRYFPEKMDTATRASEPFPASVHEKRALFEFRIDAGVISDETSLLREDTPVIVADKEALSDGKESDSSPETPAPQIHSSPGEESGIGLTTIEVKTSQDTVEEKILSSDTTREVKTILANPSIKENNQKIAAGRETPPDTSLLPITDLSTDEEVPFSEEENRDRIPVAENREQKNTFDVEDRYFPEKMDTAAHVSEPSPVSVHEKRTLSEFGIDDSEISDEASLLREDAPEIVADKEVLSDGKETDISPETPTPQIHSSPGEESGIELPTLDESPYPEIVEEKLPASDTNAEGKEFREDSSVNEDNQKIAAGRETPPDTSPLPITDLSPDEEVPLSEEEDRGRIPVTENREQENTFDVEDRYFPEEIDTATRVSEPFPASVHEKRALSEFGIDESEISGETSPFSKEKQEILTDKDAHLDGKEKTISPATSDSETESFLREESEIELSILNERPSPDIVEEKIPASDTTEGKEFQEDSSVSDDDQKIAADKEASSAASPITFPNLPPDEEASFIEEEKENQTSVTDNKEQENSFDEENTSFLEEDEPPISRQVNADERESEYTKEKDIAPVLPEPFPAPAQEKKTLSAFGSDDSEISGGTYLLSGDKQELDTDKDVQSDGKEKTISPATSASEIESFLAEEGGIELPALDERPFPDIVEEKIPASDTVEGKEFQEDSSVNEDDKKIAADKEASSATSPITLFNLPPDEEEIFVKEDESPIDYQSIGKKKTETQELSEETNEGEDESLFTWKMWHSDPTHNIILAVVIALGAAKIGGWIAGTMRHPKVVGKLIAGMLLGNIYLFLGSDYFGFLKTMPFLKMISYFGTLILLLTAGLHTDLRAIFRVGVSSVLVCLGGMAVPAGLGIIVSNFLLPDISIGSKVLLAIVLCSTSTGLLFAILNELKIMNTIEGRVIVGATILTEIIVILSFGVVSGIVVEGGVSLLGISVSFGVAALFLTTAVILIFKYGEKFGNFLTNRLTEGLNIPIIVILSLLTAFMFGSIGLHTVIGAFIAGLFLRNVKLRSYDDGEHRNVESYIRPFYALLVPILFVRVGAMVELKSFFNLDAVLLGLAITGAAVMGKLFCGLCPIEKGTKRLVIGFGMAMKLEGTLILAGIGRDAGIFNDTVFSSFIMAIVFTSTVCPFLMKTFVLRKKNIRCETIRMYPEKTELVTARVNKRTRLTIFGLSLI, encoded by the coding sequence GTGAAGTTGAAACAGGTATTTACCGTGCTATCAGTTTCTCTGTTTTGCTTTTATGGGATGTGGCTATCTCAGGGACAAGCAGAGGATGTATCAATAGCAAAGGATTTCGGACGAACTCCTGTCAATAATAAGGAAGTGCTACAGGCTTTTGACACAGAGGAGAACTATCATCAAACCTTCCTTCCGAATGAAGGCCCTATTACTTTTGATAGTGAGGAAAAAAAAGAGGACTGGAAAGAATGGGTTTTTTACGAAGGCCACCAATCAAGTGTTTTAAAGAAAGATGCCTCTCCTGATTTACAAAAACCTGTTACTGCGTCTGTGCATAATGATTTCACCTCTTCTGCCACATCTGCACAGGTTCCGATCGCTATTGAAAAAGAGATAGAGTCTTTCCTTGCACAAGAGAGCGTAATAGAGTTATCAACACTGGATGAAAAACCTTCTCCAGATATGGTTGAGGAAAAAATACCCGCTTCTGATACTGCGGAGGAAAATGAGTTACGAGATATACGAGATATAAAAGAGAAGGACGCTCCTTCTTATGTATCAGTACCTTTTCTTGCACCTGTCAATGAAGAGAAACTATCTTCTGATCCTGGTGTTGATGGTAGCGAAGATTCAGATGAGGCGTCTCTTCTGCGTGAAGATACTCCAGTGATTGTTGCAGGTAAGGAGGTGCTTTCTGATGGTAAAGAAAGCGACATTTCCCCGGAGACACCAACTCCGCAGATACACTCTTCCCCTGGAGATGAGAGCGGAATCGAGTTACCCACACTGGATGAAAGCCCCTATCCGGAGATTGTTGAGGAGAAATTACCCGCTTCCAATACCAACGCAGAGGGGAAAGAGTTCAGGGAGGATTCCTCGGTTAACGAGGATAATCAAAAAATTGCTGCCGACAGGGAGACTCCTCCTGACACATCCTCCCCCCTACCCATTACCGATCTTCCCACCGACGAAGAAGTACCCTTCAGCGAGGAAAAAAACAGGGACTGGATACCGGTTACAGAGAACAGAGAACAGGAAAACACCTTTGATGAGGAAGATAGATATTTCCCGGAAAAGATGGATACCGCTACTCGTGCATCAGAACCGTTCCCTGCTTCCGTTCATGAGAAGAGAGCTCTTTTTGAGTTTAGAATCGATGCTGGTGTGATTTCAGATGAGACGTCTCTTCTGCGTGAAGATACTCCAGTGATTGTTGCAGATAAGGAGGCGCTTTCTGATGGTAAAGAAAGTGATAGTTCTCCGGAGACACCGGCTCCGCAGATACACTCTTCCCCTGGAGAGGAGAGCGGAATCGGGCTGACAACAATAGAGGTAAAAACTTCTCAGGATACTGTTGAGGAGAAGATCCTCTCTTCCGATACCACCAGAGAAGTGAAAACCATTCTGGCGAATCCCTCTATCAAAGAAAATAATCAAAAAATTGCTGCCGGCAGGGAGACTCCTCCTGACACATCCCTCCTACCAATTACCGATCTTTCCACCGATGAAGAAGTACCCTTCAGTGAGGAAGAAAACAGGGACCGGATACCGGTTGCAGAAAACAGAGAACAGAAAAACACCTTTGATGTGGAAGATAGATATTTCCCGGAAAAGATGGATACCGCTGCACATGTATCAGAACCGTCCCCTGTTTCCGTTCATGAGAAGAGAACTCTTTCTGAGTTTGGAATCGATGACAGTGAAATTTCAGATGAGGCGTCTCTTCTGCGTGAAGATGCTCCAGAGATTGTTGCAGATAAGGAGGTGCTTTCTGATGGTAAAGAAACCGACATTTCCCCGGAGACACCAACTCCGCAGATACACTCTTCCCCTGGAGAGGAGAGCGGAATCGAGTTACCCACACTGGATGAAAGCCCCTATCCGGAGATTGTTGAGGAGAAATTACCCGCTTCCGATACCAACGCAGAGGGGAAAGAGTTCAGGGAGGATTCCTCGGTTAACGAGGATAATCAAAAAATTGCTGCAGGCAGAGAGACTCCTCCTGACACATCCCCCCTACCAATTACCGATCTTTCCCCCGATGAAGAAGTACCCCTCAGCGAGGAAGAAGACAGGGGCCGGATACCGGTTACAGAAAACAGAGAACAGGAAAACACCTTTGATGTGGAAGATAGATATTTCCCGGAAGAGATAGATACCGCTACTCGTGTATCAGAACCGTTCCCTGCTTCCGTTCATGAGAAGAGAGCTCTTTCTGAGTTTGGAATCGATGAGAGTGAAATTTCAGGTGAAACCTCTCCTTTCAGTAAAGAGAAACAAGAGATTCTTACCGATAAGGATGCGCATTTGGACGGTAAAGAAAAAACTATTTCCCCGGCGACATCGGATTCGGAAACAGAGTCTTTCCTCCGAGAAGAGAGCGAAATCGAGTTGTCAATACTGAATGAAAGACCTTCTCCGGATATAGTTGAGGAGAAAATACCCGCTTCTGATACAACAGAGGGGAAAGAGTTCCAGGAGGATTCATCTGTCAGTGATGATGATCAAAAAATTGCTGCCGATAAGGAGGCTTCTTCTGCCGCATCCCCGATAACGTTTCCCAATCTTCCCCCCGATGAAGAGGCCTCTTTCATTGAAGAAGAAAAGGAGAATCAAACATCGGTTACAGATAACAAAGAGCAGGAAAACAGCTTTGATGAGGAAAATACCTCTTTCCTGGAAGAAGATGAACCACCAATCAGCCGCCAGGTAAATGCAGATGAAAGAGAATCTGAGTATACAAAAGAGAAGGATATCGCTCCTGTTTTACCAGAACCTTTTCCCGCACCCGCTCAAGAGAAGAAAACACTTTCTGCATTTGGAAGCGATGACAGTGAAATTTCAGGTGGGACCTATCTCCTCAGTGGAGATAAACAAGAGCTTGATACGGATAAGGATGTGCAATCGGATGGTAAAGAAAAAACTATCTCCCCGGCGACATCAGCTTCGGAGATAGAGTCTTTCCTCGCAGAAGAGGGAGGAATAGAGTTGCCGGCGCTGGATGAAAGACCTTTTCCGGATATAGTTGAGGAGAAAATACCCGCTTCTGATACTGTGGAGGGGAAAGAGTTCCAGGAGGATTCATCTGTCAATGAGGATGATAAAAAAATTGCTGCCGATAAGGAGGCTTCTTCTGCCACATCCCCGATAACGCTTTTCAATCTCCCCCCCGATGAAGAGGAGATCTTCGTTAAGGAAGATGAATCACCGATCGATTACCAATCGATAGGCAAAAAGAAAACTGAGACGCAAGAGCTGTCTGAAGAAACAAATGAGGGTGAGGACGAATCATTATTTACGTGGAAAATGTGGCATTCAGATCCAACCCACAACATTATTCTTGCGGTTGTCATTGCCCTTGGTGCTGCTAAAATAGGAGGATGGATAGCGGGGACGATGAGGCATCCCAAGGTAGTAGGAAAATTAATAGCAGGGATGCTCCTGGGAAACATTTATCTTTTTCTTGGTTCTGATTATTTTGGTTTCCTCAAGACAATGCCTTTTCTCAAGATGATATCTTACTTTGGAACATTGATACTCCTTTTAACAGCCGGCCTTCACACAGATCTGAGAGCAATATTCCGGGTAGGAGTCTCTTCTGTTCTTGTCTGTTTAGGGGGTATGGCTGTCCCTGCCGGATTGGGAATTATTGTAAGCAATTTCCTTCTCCCGGATATCTCAATTGGCTCAAAGGTACTTTTGGCTATTGTTCTCTGCAGTACAAGTACCGGGTTGTTATTTGCAATATTGAATGAATTAAAGATAATGAATACTATCGAGGGAAGGGTTATAGTAGGTGCTACGATTCTTACTGAAATTATTGTAATATTAAGCTTTGGCGTAGTCAGTGGAATTGTAGTTGAAGGAGGTGTTTCCCTGCTCGGTATATCGGTCAGCTTTGGTGTTGCAGCTCTTTTCCTGACAACCGCAGTAATACTTATATTTAAGTACGGTGAGAAATTTGGCAATTTCCTGACAAACAGGTTAACAGAGGGACTGAACATACCTATCATTGTCATATTGTCTCTTTTAACGGCCTTTATGTTTGGATCAATCGGGCTGCATACGGTAATAGGGGCATTTATTGCCGGTTTGTTTCTGCGCAATGTAAAGTTGAGGAGTTATGACGACGGAGAACACCGTAATGTTGAATCATATATCAGGCCATTTTACGCCCTTCTCGTACCCATACTTTTTGTGAGAGTAGGAGCAATGGTAGAATTAAAAAGTTTTTTTAATCTGGACGCTGTTCTTCTGGGCCTTGCTATCACAGGTGCAGCTGTCATGGGAAAACTCTTTTGCGGTCTTTGTCCTATTGAGAAAGGTACAAAGCGTCTTGTTATTGGCTTTGGAATGGCGATGAAGCTTGAGGGAACCCTGATTTTGGCCGGAATAGGGAGAGATGCTGGGATATTTAATGATACGGTATTTTCTTCTTTTATTATGGCGATCGTATTCACCTCAACGGTATGTCCTTTTCTTATGAAGACATTTGTGCTTAGAAAAAAAAATATCCGTTGCGAAACTATTCGTATGTATCCTGAAAAAACAGAATTAGTAACGGCTCGTGTCAATAAGCGTACGCGGCTTACCATTTTTGGTTTATCTCTCATTTAA
- a CDS encoding cytochrome c biogenesis protein ResB: protein MKVYNFLTSQKTGIITGFTVTGLMIIGSLIMNYWPQYYAGLSGEDIKFFFQEVHPIHIWFYVMFLAFIMYGISIFFCTLDSVVRKIRTRTRKFPLYGASIVHIGFLITLAAHLIGGIGSESGTPITVAGSWVATDDFEIKVEDFNSTSYPNGMPKRIYATMKLRRNGQEIERVLGYNNPIVLDHGAKEILLSTYGNMPESIILDVSGEAYDLRVGDAVTINGTKVYLADIFLPPRVRLPVAMFVSQGGETKNNQMYLPIGKQNRQNILGKELTFIDINTSTAVVFTVKNNPSIPLTLVAIGCFGSGMLLVIFRTAYKMVRI from the coding sequence ATGAAAGTATACAACTTCCTGACATCCCAGAAAACGGGAATCATTACCGGATTCACCGTAACCGGCCTCATGATCATTGGAAGCCTGATCATGAATTATTGGCCACAGTATTATGCAGGGCTTTCAGGAGAAGATATCAAATTCTTCTTTCAGGAAGTCCACCCCATTCACATCTGGTTCTATGTGATGTTTCTCGCCTTCATCATGTACGGAATCTCTATTTTTTTCTGTACCCTCGACTCCGTTGTCAGGAAGATAAGAACCCGAACTCGAAAATTTCCTTTATATGGGGCTTCCATAGTACATATTGGATTTCTGATTACTCTTGCCGCACACTTAATAGGAGGTATAGGATCAGAATCAGGCACACCGATTACGGTTGCGGGTTCATGGGTTGCAACCGATGACTTTGAGATCAAGGTTGAAGATTTTAACTCTACCTCGTATCCCAATGGAATGCCCAAACGGATTTATGCAACCATGAAGTTAAGAAGAAATGGGCAGGAGATTGAACGTGTCCTTGGATACAACAACCCCATTGTTCTGGATCACGGTGCAAAAGAGATTCTACTCAGTACCTATGGCAACATGCCGGAATCAATTATCCTGGATGTCAGTGGAGAGGCATACGATTTGAGGGTAGGTGATGCCGTTACGATAAACGGAACAAAAGTGTATCTTGCTGATATATTCCTTCCTCCAAGAGTTCGACTCCCTGTTGCCATGTTCGTTTCACAAGGCGGGGAGACAAAAAACAATCAAATGTATCTCCCCATTGGCAAACAGAATAGACAAAATATTCTTGGGAAAGAGTTAACATTTATTGACATAAACACCTCCACTGCAGTAGTTTTCACCGTAAAGAACAATCCAAGTATCCCGCTCACACTGGTGGCAATTGGATGCTTTGGTTCCGGTATGCTGCTCGTCATATTCAGGACTGCCTACAAGATGGTTAGAATATAG